The Microbacterium horticulturae region GTGGCCCGCGCAGCCGCGCGAGCAGATTGTGCACGGCGCGCTCCTTCGTGTTCATCCAGTCCTCGTGCGGCGCCATGCGGTAACAGGTGATGAGATCGACCGCGTCCAGAAGGGTGCGCGAGACGTTGCCGTGCAGATCCATCGACGTGCTCACCAGCGTGTCGGGGCCGAGCGCGTCGCGCACGGCTGTTGCGAGGTCACCCTCGGCGTCATCCATCCCCACGACGCTCATCGCTCCGTGGATGTCGAAGAAGAAGCCGTCGAAGGGTCCCTGATCGCGAATGCCCGCGACGATGGCATCCTTCATCCGACGGTAGGTCGCCGGGTCCACGGCGCCGCCGGGCAGGGACCGGCCGTGGGTGAGAGGCACCCACTCCGCGGTTTCGCGCAGCTCACGCCCTCCGTCGAGGAACGGGTAATAGGCGAGAAGGTCATCTCCGGTGCGGATGGTGAACGCCTCGTCACCGGAGATGTGCGGCGAGAACGTGCTGGACTCGATCGAGATCCCGCCGATGCCGATGCGGGGCCTGACCAGGCCGTCGTCCGCGCGGGCGGGCAGCGGGCCCATCCAGATCTCGTTCGCTTCGCGGCGGTCGCTCATGGTGTTCGCTTCCTTGTTCATGGTGGCCTAGAGCACCGGGGTCTGCAGATGGGAACGGGCGGCGCTGGCGGCGCCGAGAGCCACGGCGTCGCCGCCGAGCGAGCCGGGCACGATGCGCAACGGTACGCCAGAGATCGGCGCATCCGTGCGTAGCGTGCGCGCGATCGCCGGTTCCAGCAGATCCCACGATCGTGCCACGCCGCCGCCGATCACCGCGGTCCCGACCTCGACGATGCCCGACACCGTCGCGCACGCGAGGGTCAGCGCCCGCCCGGCGTCGTCGAACACGGCTGCCGCGTCGGGATCGCCGGCGCGTGCGTACTCCGCCACCTGCGCCGCATCCGCGCTACTCCCGGTGCGCTGGGCGTACCGACGCGCGATGGAGGTGCCGCTGGCGACGGTTTCGAGGTGACCCACCTGCCCGCACGTGCAACGGATGTCGCTGTACCCCGGGGTGTGGCCGATCTCGCCCGCCGCGCCGTGCGGGCCGTGCCGCAGCACGCCGTCGAGTGCGACCGCTCCCCCGACGCCGGTGCCGAGCATGACGCCGAGGACGTCGGCGCCCTGTGCCGCGCCCCATGCCAGCTCGCCGAGGAGGAACGCGTTGACGTCGTTCTCCACCCGCACCGGTGCCTCCAGCCGTGCAGAGAGCCGGTCGCCGAGCGGGTAGCCGGCCCAGTCGTGGAAGAGCTCGGACGCCGCACGGATCTCACCGGTGCGGTGGTCCACGACGCCGGCCGCGCCCACTCCTACGGCGCGCACCGACGCGCCGACCGCGAGCCGCGTCACGAGCCCGGCCGCGGCATCCACCATCGCGTCTCCGCCTGATGAAGCGGGAGCCGCCACGGCCCCCCGTGCGCAGATCGCGCCCGCCTCATCCACCAGCACGGCGGCGATCTTCGTACCGCCGATATCGATTCCGACCAGTGCCGAATCTTCGATGCCCACGCCGTTCAACGCCCGCCGAGCCCTGCCATGGCGATGCCCTTGACGAGGTGCTTCTGCAGGATGATCACCAACAGCGTGGTCGGGATCATCGAGATGATCGCGGCTGCCATCTGCAGGTCCCATCGCGTACCGGTCAACCCTGAGAACGTCGCAAGCCCGATCGGCAGAGTGCCCAGCGTGTCATAGTCGACGGTCACGATCAGCGGCCACAAGTAGCTGTTCCAGAATGAGAGGAATGTGAACACCGCGAGGACCGCAACGGCGGACTTCGACAGCGGCAGGATGATGCGCAGGAACGTGCGGACGGGGCCCGCCCCGTCCACGCGCGCGGCCTCTTCGAGTTCGAACGGGATGCCGCGGAAGAACTGTCGCATCAAGAAGGTCCCGAACGCGCCGAAGGCGAACGGCAGGATGAGCGCCTGATAGGTGTTCACCCACTGGAACCACTGCATCACCTGGAACATCGGGATCACGAGAACCTCGGCCGGGACCATCAGGGTCGCGAGGAAGGCGACGAACACGAGGTCGCGGCCCTTCCAGCGCAAACGGCCGAAGGCGTAGCCCGCCGTCGTCGACACCACCAGGACCACCAACGTGCCGAGAACCGCGACCAGGAGCGAGTTGCCGATGTAGGTCCAGAACGGACCGTACTCGAAGACCTCGGCGAAGTTGCTCCACTTGATCTCGGAGCCGAACAGGCTCGGCGGCATCGAGAACATCTCACCGTTGGGCTTGAGCGCCGAGAAGAAGGCGTAGATCAGCGGGATCATGAATATCAGCGCCGCCGCGTACATGACGACGTGACGGATGGCCAGGCGGATGCGCCCGCCAGCTGTCTGCGGCGCACCGCCGGGTCGACGCCGGGAACGGCGGGAGGATGCTGCATCCCCCGTCAGCAGCGCCGACGTCGACGTCTCGGCGACGAGGAGTTCAGTGCTCATAGTGCACCCACTTCTTCTGGGCGGCGAACTGCACGCCCGTGACGATGATGATCAGCGCGAAAAGGATCCAGGCGCCCGCAGCGGCAAGACCCAGGTCCTGGAACTTGAATCCCTGGTTGTAGATCCACATGACGAGCGGTTGGGTCGCGGTGCCGGGACCGCCGCCGGTGAGCAGCTGCGGCTGCACGAATACCTGCAGCGAGGTGATCATGGTCATGATCGTCGCGAAGAAGATCGACGGCGAGATCATGGGGACCACGACACTCCACGTCATCCGCAGTCCGCGCGCACCGTCGATACGTGCGGCCTCAATCACCGCCTCCGGCAGCTGCTCGAGAGCGGCCGAGAAGATGAGCATGTTGTAGCCGAGCCCCTGCCACACGCTCATGACGACGACCATGATCATCGCCCACGCCGGGTCGGCGAGGAAGTTGGGCAGCTGGACCCCGAACCACGTCTGTGCGAGTCCGTTGAACAAGCCCTGTGGCTGCAGCAGCATCTTCCACACCAGGACGTTCGCGACCATCGGCGTGACGACCGGGATGAAGTACAGCACGCGCAGCGCCCCGCGGCCGCGGATGCGGGGCCCCAGCCCCAGCGCGAGCAGGAGCGAGAGCACGATGCTCACCGGCACATACAGGATGGTGAACACGAGGGTGTTTCGCAGAGCCTCGGCGAACTCTCCATTCGCGAACAGCCGGGCGTAGTTCGCTCCGCCGTTGAAGGCCCGGTCTCCAAAGGTGGGCCAGTCGAAGAAGCTCATCACGATGGACAGGACGACCGGGACGACGGTGAACAGGGCCAGCCCCACCAGGGCTGGGCTCGCGAAGCCCAGCGCCTGGCGTCCCTCGGCCTTGGTGAGAGACCCGCGTCTGCGTGTTGCGGGGATAGCAGTCATGCGCGTGCTGTTCCTGTCTCCTACTCGCCGAACTGTTGCTGCGCCTTGGACAGGACGTCGGTCATCGACGCCTGCCCGTTGTAGACGCTCACGAGCTGCGGCTGGATGTATGTGCCGACCTTCGACCAGTTGTCCGTCACGTACTGACCCTGCGTGTCGGTGAAGGCGGCTTCGAAGACCTGCTTGACCTGGTCTCGGTACTTGGGGTCGATCGAGTCGAAGTACAGCGGCTGGCTCTCGGCGCGGGCCGGGTAGCTGCGTCCCGACGACGCGATGTAGTCCTGCGCGTCTTTGCTCAGGAGCGAGCCGAGCACCTTGAGAGCGGCTTCCTTGTTCTTGCAGCTCTTGGCGATGCCGAAACCCGATCCGAGGATCAGGCTCGTGTTGCCGTGCGCCCCCGTCGGCAGCGGCGCGAGTCCTGCCTCGAACCCGGCGTCGTTGGTCAAGTACCCGACGGCGTTCCAGGTGCCGTCGACCGCCATGGCCGCGTTCTCGCTGGTGAACTGATTCTCGCCCCACCCGGTGTCAGACGCGCTCGCGACCGGAGCCGCCACCTTCTTGTCTGTGACCAGCTGCGCATACCAGGTCGCCGCCTTCTCGAACTCGGGATTCGTCAGCTGCAATGCGCCATCCTGGGACGCCGGCTGCGTGCCGCTCTTGGCGATCGGCAGCGCCTGCCACTGGAAGTCGCCCATCCCGATGCCGAAGCCATACTTGCCGCCGGTCGTCGCCTGCTGGGCGATCCGTTCGAAATCGTCGAAGGTCCAACCGACCGACGGTGTGTCGGCGCCCGCCGCCTTGAGCATGTCGGCGTTGTAGTAGGTGACCATCGTCGAGACATCGAACGGAAGGGCGTACAGCGTGCCCTTGTTCTTGAGGATCTCAAGGGTCCCCGGTGCGAAGTCGTCCTCCGTCAGGCCCGCCGTGGTCAGGTCGGCGGCCGTCAAAGGCTGGAAGGCGGCCGTGTAGCTGGAGAGCATGCCGCTGTTCATGCCCGTGACACAGGCCATGTTGCCCGACGCCATGTTCGTGGTCAGCTTCGTGAAGAAGTCGTTCCAGGGCGAGGTACGCAGGTCGATCTTCAGGTCGGGATTCTGCTTCTTGGCGACGTCCAGCTGCGCCTTCAACGCCGCCGTGTCGTCAGCGCTGCCCGCCCACATGTCGACGGTGACGGAATCGTCCCCGCCCGATGCGGACGAGCTACCACTGCAGCCGGCGAGCACCAGCGCGCTTCCGGCGGCGATCGCCACCAGGGCGCCAACGCGGGTCTTCTTCATCGAATGCCTCCTCGGCGAAACGGGCCGTTGTTTCGCCTCTCGAAACAACTTCGCCCGCCTTTGTGTGAAGGGATGATGGCATGAAAGCATCCGTCGCGCCAGTCACAGATCCGACGTTTGCTTTTTTATCCCGGTCGGAGGACAGAATTCTGTTCCGTGCGAGTCATGCGCTACGCTTCTACTTGATTCGATTCCGAAGAAACCAGGGGACGATGAGCACAGACAACATCGCTCGCAGCGCCGAGGCGCGCCGCATCATCGACCTTGTGGGGCGCGGCGTGGCGACATCTCGAAGCGAGTTGGCCGCGGCGCTCGGACTCGCCCCATCCACCGTCGGGCTGCGCGTCCAGACGCTTCTCGACGTCGGGCTCCTGCGCGAAGGAGGCGCCGGCGCATCACGTGGCGGGCGTCGCCCGCGCGTTCTCCGGGTCGACGACGCCGGCGGCGAGGTGCTCACCGTCGAGGTCGGCGGCGCGCATGCACGTA contains the following coding sequences:
- a CDS encoding carbohydrate ABC transporter permease; translation: MSTELLVAETSTSALLTGDAASSRRSRRRPGGAPQTAGGRIRLAIRHVVMYAAALIFMIPLIYAFFSALKPNGEMFSMPPSLFGSEIKWSNFAEVFEYGPFWTYIGNSLLVAVLGTLVVLVVSTTAGYAFGRLRWKGRDLVFVAFLATLMVPAEVLVIPMFQVMQWFQWVNTYQALILPFAFGAFGTFLMRQFFRGIPFELEEAARVDGAGPVRTFLRIILPLSKSAVAVLAVFTFLSFWNSYLWPLIVTVDYDTLGTLPIGLATFSGLTGTRWDLQMAAAIISMIPTTLLVIILQKHLVKGIAMAGLGGR
- a CDS encoding ROK family protein; protein product: MGIEDSALVGIDIGGTKIAAVLVDEAGAICARGAVAAPASSGGDAMVDAAAGLVTRLAVGASVRAVGVGAAGVVDHRTGEIRAASELFHDWAGYPLGDRLSARLEAPVRVENDVNAFLLGELAWGAAQGADVLGVMLGTGVGGAVALDGVLRHGPHGAAGEIGHTPGYSDIRCTCGQVGHLETVASGTSIARRYAQRTGSSADAAQVAEYARAGDPDAAAVFDDAGRALTLACATVSGIVEVGTAVIGGGVARSWDLLEPAIARTLRTDAPISGVPLRIVPGSLGGDAVALGAASAARSHLQTPVL
- a CDS encoding carbohydrate ABC transporter permease, coding for MTAIPATRRRGSLTKAEGRQALGFASPALVGLALFTVVPVVLSIVMSFFDWPTFGDRAFNGGANYARLFANGEFAEALRNTLVFTILYVPVSIVLSLLLALGLGPRIRGRGALRVLYFIPVVTPMVANVLVWKMLLQPQGLFNGLAQTWFGVQLPNFLADPAWAMIMVVVMSVWQGLGYNMLIFSAALEQLPEAVIEAARIDGARGLRMTWSVVVPMISPSIFFATIMTMITSLQVFVQPQLLTGGGPGTATQPLVMWIYNQGFKFQDLGLAAAGAWILFALIIIVTGVQFAAQKKWVHYEH
- a CDS encoding ABC transporter substrate-binding protein is translated as MKKTRVGALVAIAAGSALVLAGCSGSSSASGGDDSVTVDMWAGSADDTAALKAQLDVAKKQNPDLKIDLRTSPWNDFFTKLTTNMASGNMACVTGMNSGMLSSYTAAFQPLTAADLTTAGLTEDDFAPGTLEILKNKGTLYALPFDVSTMVTYYNADMLKAAGADTPSVGWTFDDFERIAQQATTGGKYGFGIGMGDFQWQALPIAKSGTQPASQDGALQLTNPEFEKAATWYAQLVTDKKVAAPVASASDTGWGENQFTSENAAMAVDGTWNAVGYLTNDAGFEAGLAPLPTGAHGNTSLILGSGFGIAKSCKNKEAALKVLGSLLSKDAQDYIASSGRSYPARAESQPLYFDSIDPKYRDQVKQVFEAAFTDTQGQYVTDNWSKVGTYIQPQLVSVYNGQASMTDVLSKAQQQFGE